Proteins from one Cryptomeria japonica chromosome 4, Sugi_1.0, whole genome shotgun sequence genomic window:
- the LOC131032122 gene encoding uncharacterized protein LOC131032122 codes for MAEGLNVKCFLVAVVLFLPSLANGLRPAFMAAEMQQNIIKNAEAQPSEQLHSERKLQGSMEFYQQQVRPEKLNAPPLMSRESARMVPTGPDPLHHNGGPIKPKFP; via the exons ATGGCGGAAGGATTGAATGTGAAGTGCTTTTTGGTGGCTGTTGTTCTGTTTCTGCCCTCATTGGCGAATGGGTTGAGGCCAGCCTTCATGGCAGCAG AGATGCAGCAGAATATAATAAAAAATGCCGAGGCACAACCTTCGGAGCAACTGCATTCAGAGAGGAAG CTGCAGGGGAGTATGGAATTTTACCAGCAGCAAGTTCGTCCAGAGAAGTTAAATGCTCCACCTCTCATGTCAAGGGAGTCTGCAAGGATGGTTCCTACTGGTCCTGATCCTCTGCACCATAATGGGGGTCCTATTAAGCCTAAATTTCCTTAG